From Myxococcales bacterium, a single genomic window includes:
- a CDS encoding ABC transporter ATP-binding protein: MGLAKVVPLPLPLETLQSGAGAHHELAVEHVARRFGRLVAVNDLSLSVRRGETFGLLGPNGAGKSTLMKMMVGADAPDAGSINLGGRGVTELDTRRRIGIAPQEIALHGRLTAAENLAFAGRLYGMTRKRLRARVDFALEVAGLGARRNDRVQGFSGGMQRRLNLACAIVHEPSLVLLDEPTAGVDPQSRNHIFEALERLKSEGVTIVYSTHYMEEAERLCDRIAIIDHGRLLALGSLRELTSAHGAGFAINVEFEGAFPANLPRPTTRTGSRAQYRTADPWPLVNEIARTGASIASLNIERPSLEGVFLALTGRSLRD; encoded by the coding sequence ATGGGTCTAGCCAAGGTTGTCCCCCTGCCTCTCCCGCTGGAAACGCTGCAGTCCGGGGCTGGCGCCCACCACGAGCTCGCGGTCGAGCACGTGGCGCGGCGCTTCGGCCGTCTCGTCGCAGTCAACGACCTCTCTCTGTCCGTGCGCCGGGGGGAGACCTTCGGGCTGCTCGGTCCGAATGGCGCTGGCAAGAGCACCCTGATGAAGATGATGGTCGGCGCGGACGCGCCGGACGCCGGTTCAATCAACCTCGGGGGAAGAGGCGTGACAGAGCTCGACACGAGGCGCCGCATCGGCATCGCCCCGCAAGAGATCGCTCTTCACGGCAGGCTCACTGCTGCGGAAAACTTGGCGTTCGCCGGTCGCCTCTACGGCATGACCCGGAAACGCCTGCGGGCACGTGTGGATTTCGCGCTCGAGGTGGCCGGGCTCGGCGCGCGACGCAACGACCGGGTCCAGGGATTTTCGGGCGGCATGCAGCGTCGCCTCAACCTGGCTTGCGCCATCGTGCACGAGCCGAGCCTGGTCTTGCTCGACGAGCCCACGGCCGGCGTCGATCCGCAGTCGCGCAACCACATCTTCGAGGCCCTCGAACGACTGAAAAGCGAAGGGGTCACCATCGTCTACTCGACTCACTACATGGAGGAGGCGGAGCGGCTCTGTGACCGCATCGCGATCATCGACCACGGGCGCTTGCTCGCACTCGGTTCGTTGCGCGAGCTGACGAGCGCTCACGGTGCTGGGTTTGCGATCAACGTGGAGTTCGAGGGAGCATTTCCAGCGAACCTGCCGCGCCCGACCACGCGCACGGGGTCGAGAGCCCAGTACAGGACCGCTGACCCCTGGCCGCTGGTCAACGAAATCGCGCGTACCGGCGCGTCGATTGCGTCGCTCAACATCGAACGCCCCAGCTTGGAGGGGGTGTTCTTGGCCTTGACCGGCAGAAGCCTGAGGGATTGA
- the crtY gene encoding lycopene beta-cyclase CrtY — translation MNQSNLDILIVGGGLQGGLVALAVLERNPGARLLVVEAGPGLGGNHTWCFHADDLSPSGVQLLAPLIEHRWSGYDVEFPSRSRSVGSAYAAVTSERFAEHIGSVLESAPNATLITGVAVRQLGERSVELEDGRRFEAGLVIDARGPDRFEPQARVAYQKFLGLELELEADHGLTRPTLMDCRVPQTDGFRFFYVLPLGARRVLVEDTYYSDTSALDSEALRREVLAYAAAHELRVSQVLREERGVLPIPARAIAEPSAELPLALGYRGGWFHPTTGYSLPPAVRVALHVADHFDGDLFGPAWRALCREHRRQQRFFLWLNRLLFAAFHPEDRWHVLARFYGLPEPTIARFYAMTTTAADRARILCGRPPRGFSVRTALSQGATT, via the coding sequence ATGAACCAAAGCAACCTCGACATCCTGATCGTCGGCGGAGGCCTCCAAGGGGGCCTGGTCGCACTGGCAGTCCTCGAGCGAAACCCCGGCGCCCGCCTGCTGGTGGTCGAAGCGGGCCCGGGGCTCGGCGGCAATCACACCTGGTGTTTCCACGCCGACGACCTGTCACCCAGCGGTGTTCAATTGCTGGCGCCGCTGATCGAACATCGCTGGAGCGGATACGACGTGGAGTTCCCCAGCCGGTCGCGCAGCGTGGGCTCCGCGTACGCAGCGGTGACCAGCGAACGCTTCGCCGAGCACATCGGTTCTGTGCTCGAGAGCGCGCCCAACGCCACACTCATCACCGGGGTCGCTGTCCGCCAGCTCGGGGAACGGAGCGTCGAGCTCGAAGACGGTCGACGCTTCGAAGCCGGCCTGGTCATCGACGCACGGGGGCCCGACCGGTTCGAGCCGCAGGCTCGCGTCGCCTACCAGAAGTTTCTCGGGCTCGAGCTCGAGCTGGAGGCGGATCACGGCCTCACGCGCCCGACGCTGATGGACTGCCGCGTGCCGCAGACCGACGGCTTCCGATTCTTCTACGTGCTGCCACTGGGAGCCCGTCGGGTGCTGGTCGAGGACACCTACTACTCCGATACATCCGCGCTGGACTCGGAGGCGCTCCGCCGCGAGGTACTCGCCTACGCCGCAGCTCATGAGCTTCGTGTGTCCCAGGTCCTGCGGGAGGAGCGCGGAGTCCTTCCGATCCCTGCGCGGGCAATCGCGGAGCCGTCGGCGGAGCTCCCGCTCGCGCTGGGCTATCGCGGCGGGTGGTTTCACCCGACGACCGGCTACTCCCTTCCGCCTGCCGTACGCGTGGCGCTTCACGTTGCCGATCACTTCGACGGTGACCTGTTCGGCCCGGCGTGGCGGGCCCTCTGCCGAGAGCACCGCCGCCAGCAGCGCTTTTTTCTCTGGCTCAATCGCCTGCTTTTTGCGGCGTTTCACCCTGAAGACCGCTGGCACGTGCTCGCCCGCTTCTACGGCCTGCCCGAGCCGACCATCGCTCGCTTTTACGCCATGACCACCACGGCAGCGGACCGCGCCCGCATCCTGTGCGGCCGTCCGCCCCGTGGGTTTTCAGTACGAACCGCGTTGTCCCAGGGAGCCACGACATGA
- a CDS encoding deoxyribodipyrimidine photolyase, with amino-acid sequence MTGRLSAERLRVIGDAPVRDGEYVLYWMVAARRTRASFALDHAIDRSLELRKPLVVFEPLRADYRWASERLHAFVIAGMRDNAAACAKAGVQYFAYVEPYAGAGRGLLDALARNASLVVTDDQAGFFQPRMIEAAGARLGVRLEAVDGVGLLPVRAADRTYLRAVDFRRFVQKSLPCALEASPHADALGRARPLPRLQELPSEVLSRWPRATQALLSGDAAALAGIAVGAKPGRARLEGGAQAAALRLELFIREGLPRYDERKHPDRDAASGLSPYLHFGHIGAHEIWTELARSEGWTLDALAPRAAGQKEGFWGMSGPAEAFVDELVTWRELGHHTCSRDPAFAQFGSLPGWARATLEKHASDPRKVSYSREQLERAETHDAVWNAAQRELLREGVMHNYLRMLWGKKILEWCPSPERALEVMIELNNTYALDGRDPNSYSGIFWCLGRYDRPWAPERPIFGTIRYMSSDATLKKLRMKTYLERFSANAQVDLPLA; translated from the coding sequence TTGACCGGTAGACTATCCGCGGAACGCCTGCGCGTCATCGGTGACGCCCCGGTGCGCGATGGCGAATACGTTCTCTACTGGATGGTTGCCGCACGGCGCACACGCGCGAGCTTCGCGCTCGATCACGCCATCGATCGCTCGCTCGAGCTCCGCAAACCGCTCGTGGTGTTCGAACCGCTACGCGCCGACTACCGGTGGGCGAGCGAGAGGTTGCACGCCTTCGTGATCGCGGGCATGCGCGACAACGCGGCAGCGTGTGCGAAGGCAGGCGTGCAATACTTCGCCTACGTCGAGCCGTACGCAGGTGCCGGCCGGGGCCTGCTGGATGCCCTGGCCCGTAACGCGAGCCTGGTAGTCACCGATGACCAGGCTGGTTTCTTTCAACCGCGCATGATCGAAGCTGCCGGCGCGCGCCTCGGTGTGCGACTGGAAGCCGTCGACGGGGTCGGGCTCCTGCCGGTGCGCGCAGCCGACCGGACGTATTTGCGAGCGGTCGACTTCCGCCGCTTCGTCCAGAAGAGCCTTCCCTGTGCGCTCGAGGCTTCACCCCACGCTGACGCTCTCGGGCGAGCGCGACCGTTGCCCCGCTTGCAGGAACTGCCGAGCGAGGTCCTCTCCCGCTGGCCCCGGGCGACGCAGGCACTTTTGTCCGGTGATGCCGCAGCACTGGCGGGCATCGCCGTCGGCGCCAAGCCGGGCCGAGCCCGGCTCGAGGGTGGGGCGCAGGCCGCAGCCCTGCGCCTGGAGCTCTTCATCCGCGAGGGGCTCCCCCGCTATGACGAGCGCAAACACCCAGATCGGGACGCGGCCAGCGGTCTCTCGCCCTACCTTCACTTCGGGCACATCGGCGCGCACGAAATCTGGACCGAGCTGGCCCGCTCCGAAGGTTGGACTCTCGACGCGCTCGCGCCGCGAGCCGCGGGGCAAAAGGAAGGGTTCTGGGGCATGAGCGGCCCGGCCGAGGCATTCGTCGACGAGCTCGTGACCTGGCGGGAGCTTGGACACCACACCTGCTCGCGAGATCCCGCGTTCGCGCAGTTCGGCTCACTACCGGGATGGGCCAGGGCGACGTTGGAGAAGCACGCGTCCGATCCGCGAAAGGTCAGCTACTCTCGCGAGCAACTGGAGCGGGCGGAGACGCACGATGCCGTGTGGAACGCCGCCCAGCGTGAGCTCTTGCGAGAGGGAGTGATGCACAACTACCTGCGCATGCTGTGGGGCAAGAAGATCCTGGAATGGTGCCCGAGTCCAGAGCGCGCGCTCGAGGTGATGATAGAGCTGAACAACACCTACGCTCTGGACGGGCGAGATCCGAACTCTTACAGCGGCATCTTCTGGTGTCTGGGTCGCTACGATCGACCTTGGGCACCGGAGAGACCGATCTTCGGGACGATTCGCTACATGAGCTCGGACGCCACCCTCAAGAAGCTTCGCATGAAGACCTACCTGGAACGCTTCAGTGCGAACGCCCAGGTCGACTTGCCCCTGGCTTGA
- a CDS encoding ABC transporter permease produces MRVAIFIALKDLRLLLRDRMALFWAFVFPVVFALFIGSVLSSSVSGTATRLPVAFVDDSRGEASRKLRLELEASEGILLRAAAAAAEAEQSVRSGDDLAYVRVPADFAAGAEVELGVDPSRPGETALVRAALTQALMRARAPAATPLSSEPVRLIAVLRTARPPNPFSLVFPSAIAWGLMGCAATFAVAMVAERSGGTLLRLRAAPLPKSSLVLGKALACAIACLSTVSVLLGIAWLGFGVRIGSLPLMALALASITLCFVGLTQVLSLLGKTEQAVSGAGWATLLFMAMLGGAMVPVSLMPAWMQRLSDLSPIRWGIFALEGAIWRGLGLRELVVPCAVLAGVGLVGFVLGTRLSARREA; encoded by the coding sequence ATGCGTGTTGCCATCTTCATCGCCCTGAAAGACCTGCGGCTCCTGCTCCGGGACCGCATGGCGCTATTTTGGGCCTTCGTGTTTCCGGTGGTGTTCGCCCTCTTCATCGGGAGTGTGCTTTCGTCGTCAGTCTCCGGCACGGCCACCCGCCTGCCGGTGGCCTTCGTCGATGACTCGCGCGGCGAGGCCTCGCGCAAGCTCCGACTGGAGCTCGAGGCTTCGGAAGGCATCCTTCTGCGCGCGGCGGCTGCAGCGGCAGAGGCCGAGCAGTCGGTTCGAAGCGGGGACGACCTGGCGTACGTCCGGGTACCCGCAGACTTCGCTGCGGGCGCCGAGGTCGAGCTGGGGGTCGATCCATCGAGGCCAGGCGAGACCGCGCTGGTCCGCGCCGCCCTGACTCAGGCGTTGATGCGGGCGCGCGCGCCCGCTGCTACGCCACTGTCGTCCGAGCCGGTGAGGTTGATCGCCGTGCTTCGCACCGCTCGGCCGCCCAACCCGTTTTCGCTCGTGTTCCCCTCGGCCATCGCCTGGGGCCTGATGGGATGTGCGGCGACCTTCGCCGTGGCGATGGTCGCGGAGCGCAGCGGGGGCACTCTGCTTCGGCTGCGCGCGGCCCCGTTGCCGAAGTCCTCCCTGGTGCTGGGCAAAGCGCTGGCGTGTGCGATCGCTTGCCTGTCGACCGTCAGCGTGTTGCTCGGGATTGCCTGGTTGGGGTTTGGCGTGAGGATCGGGAGCCTACCGCTGATGGCATTGGCTCTCGCCTCGATCACTCTGTGTTTCGTTGGACTGACGCAGGTCCTCTCGCTCTTGGGCAAGACCGAGCAGGCAGTGTCTGGTGCCGGTTGGGCGACGCTGCTCTTCATGGCAATGCTGGGCGGCGCGATGGTTCCGGTGTCGCTGATGCCGGCCTGGATGCAGCGGTTGTCGGACCTGTCGCCAATCCGCTGGGGGATTTTCGCTCTCGAAGGCGCGATCTGGCGGGGGCTGGGATTGCGCGAGCTCGTGGTGCCGTGCGCCGTCTTGGCGGGCGTGGGGCTGGTGGGTTTCGTGCTGGGTACGCGTCTCAGCGCCCGGAGGGAGGCATGA
- a CDS encoding nucleotide-binding protein — translation MKMGYILGAVVVVSGGVALFGSGFRDSRPAPEPPAAQPAAAIPAVPDEQPAADMQVVEGQVLETLEVASYTYLRIGAPGSEGQWAAVSTAKVKVGDQVRVRSGTKMVDFESPTLKRKFASIYFGSLDDGTAPAAGGPLPAGHPPAAAASGMPAGMPGGHPAASAAPELLQIGKLDKATGPNGRTIAEVFAQLKALSGQKVRVRGVVVKATNGIMGKNFIHLRDGSGTDQAKNNDLVVTTVEELVRNQTVMLEGTLVLDKDLGAGYRYDALLEDAATVR, via the coding sequence ATGAAGATGGGCTACATTTTGGGTGCTGTCGTCGTTGTTTCGGGGGGCGTTGCGCTGTTCGGAAGTGGCTTCCGCGACTCGCGGCCAGCGCCTGAGCCGCCAGCGGCGCAGCCCGCGGCCGCGATCCCGGCCGTGCCGGACGAACAGCCCGCCGCGGACATGCAGGTAGTCGAGGGGCAGGTGCTCGAGACCCTCGAGGTTGCAAGCTACACCTACCTCCGCATTGGTGCTCCGGGCAGCGAGGGACAGTGGGCCGCGGTCTCCACCGCAAAGGTCAAGGTCGGCGACCAAGTCCGTGTGCGGTCCGGGACCAAGATGGTGGACTTCGAGAGCCCGACGCTGAAGCGAAAGTTCGCGAGCATCTACTTTGGCTCGCTGGACGACGGCACCGCTCCGGCCGCGGGCGGCCCGCTGCCGGCGGGACACCCGCCCGCCGCGGCAGCGAGCGGGATGCCGGCCGGCATGCCCGGGGGCCATCCCGCCGCGAGCGCGGCGCCCGAGCTACTGCAGATCGGCAAGCTCGACAAGGCGACAGGGCCGAACGGGCGCACGATCGCCGAGGTCTTCGCGCAGCTGAAGGCGCTCTCGGGTCAAAAGGTCCGAGTGCGAGGTGTCGTGGTCAAAGCCACCAACGGCATCATGGGCAAGAACTTCATCCATCTCCGCGACGGCAGCGGCACGGACCAGGCGAAGAACAACGACCTCGTCGTCACCACCGTCGAAGAGCTGGTGCGGAACCAGACCGTGATGCTCGAAGGCACGCTGGTGCTCGACAAGGATCTCGGTGCCGGTTACCGCTACGACGCCCTGCTCGAAGACGCGGCGACCGTGCGCTGA
- a CDS encoding cytochrome c3 family protein gives MRCSNQTLLAALALIALAGAAGRTAAAPADPPAGAAPKVATEATDGGTDDAAKKKRPVRDSNTCLTCHRTLTDTKLRVVAEEYEHSVHQDERIGCVACHKGNPTDPTVQSHDKTTGFVVRPTHSQIAATCGGCHEDPTFVRRFNARLGIDQRKMYELSRHGKIAGAGDENSPTCTTCHGSHAIMPVDSPNAKVNRRQVRDLCAKCHADKEYMKPYGLPATQPEKWSKSVHGKAFAEGHEKAPTCTGCHSPHAGTLPGTSTVAALCDRCHQDERDLFLKSPHSRAFRKLGLPDCVPCHGDHDVQRTSWLAGMAPDSSCSKCHAKDEKPRKVADEVASILNDVEGEEHGVSVALTEAKSAGLLVPDASYALDRLHTARIRLVATVHTLDVAQLTEDANAAKSLAAEARDIIARARRDRQTERRGYFAAIGVLGLLFVLLVLKSFELARRRRRSAP, from the coding sequence ATGCGCTGCTCTAACCAGACATTGTTGGCGGCCCTCGCCCTCATCGCCCTCGCCGGGGCTGCGGGGCGCACGGCGGCCGCGCCAGCTGATCCGCCCGCCGGCGCTGCGCCAAAGGTGGCGACGGAAGCAACGGACGGCGGTACCGACGATGCGGCCAAGAAGAAGCGCCCCGTGCGGGACTCCAACACGTGCCTCACGTGTCACCGAACGCTGACCGATACCAAGCTGCGCGTCGTCGCCGAGGAGTACGAGCACAGTGTGCACCAGGATGAGCGCATCGGCTGCGTCGCCTGCCACAAGGGCAACCCAACCGACCCGACCGTTCAGTCCCACGATAAGACGACCGGCTTCGTCGTGCGCCCAACCCACAGCCAGATCGCAGCGACCTGCGGTGGCTGTCACGAGGACCCGACGTTCGTGCGCCGTTTCAACGCACGCCTCGGGATCGACCAGCGCAAGATGTATGAGCTCAGTCGCCACGGAAAGATTGCCGGAGCCGGCGACGAGAACTCACCGACCTGCACGACTTGCCACGGCAGCCACGCGATCATGCCGGTCGATTCGCCGAACGCGAAGGTGAACCGTCGCCAGGTCCGCGATCTGTGCGCCAAGTGTCACGCCGACAAAGAGTACATGAAGCCGTATGGGCTACCGGCGACTCAGCCCGAGAAGTGGAGCAAGAGCGTCCACGGCAAGGCGTTCGCCGAGGGGCACGAGAAGGCCCCGACGTGCACTGGCTGCCACAGTCCCCATGCCGGCACGCTGCCCGGAACCTCGACCGTGGCGGCGCTGTGTGATCGCTGCCATCAAGACGAGCGAGATCTCTTCCTGAAGAGTCCGCACTCCCGTGCATTTCGCAAGCTGGGATTGCCGGACTGTGTGCCTTGCCACGGCGATCACGACGTTCAGCGCACCAGCTGGCTGGCGGGGATGGCCCCCGATTCGTCGTGCAGCAAGTGCCACGCGAAGGATGAAAAGCCACGCAAGGTCGCGGACGAGGTGGCCAGTATCCTGAACGACGTCGAGGGAGAAGAGCATGGCGTCAGCGTCGCGCTGACCGAAGCCAAGAGCGCCGGGCTCTTGGTCCCGGATGCGAGCTACGCGCTCGACCGTCTGCACACCGCGAGGATCCGCCTAGTCGCCACCGTCCACACGCTGGACGTGGCGCAGCTGACAGAGGATGCCAACGCCGCCAAGTCGTTGGCCGCTGAGGCACGTGACATCATCGCCCGCGCCCGCCGCGACCGGCAGACCGAACGGCGAGGCTACTTCGCTGCAATCGGCGTACTCGGGCTGCTGTTCGTGCTCCTGGTGCTCAAGTCGTTCGAGCTCGCACGGCGGAGGCGCCGGAGTGCTCCATGA
- a CDS encoding cytochrome c3 family protein: MTVANGRSRWRAWLVALAALTVTLLGLLAFAGVHATRSSESCTQNCHVAGDHKYVSAGHEQVPCQACHAVTPGAGIRLTLARLVGGKGSARHGAVRAADCTTCHGEKSNTWRRVAATEGHRSHPTGVAALDCLSCHRTTTHAAESPGKVCVDCHGNARLHDKNKHDEGPKPACLSCHNFAVPRVDDTGRAQLTSTACTRCHSQGAEKSADVVPASVIRSEDLHGGVDCKQCHQPHAGLVGSGATRPCKSCHQIQVLSGNPKLPEEHIKCESCHKQHQPLSSAGSRCVTCHEQARAKTEATTSTALRHDECASCHLPHTWAAAPNECVTCHKEEAALVLAKSPLKHQRCNNCHEVHGKPPSGAVCGSCHKANAAKQVNAPAKHRDCTSCHKPHAPSVQVPTTCAECHKAALHQLVSLGPGGHLKANCTGCHAVHGNPRADTKTCSSCHKDKARLVVKANVAPHTRCESCHAPHRFSVLAASPPCSKCHAQINTSSGSHGGKCVNCHAPHGSPAVPREKCVGCHEKIKFQAPPGNAAHARCGSCHKPHSAAAGAATNCATCHADKQKVAGLWPAGSAHRDNCAKCHQPHNVRAAVPCGACHAKEQNSAIGGKHQCKQCHNPHQAPAQDTKGWWNRCASCHAKQAQASKPHNQCQNCHKPHAYKVPDCKTCHVEAAGKAAHAAKSHAVCTKCHDAHGATLPGRAECVACHVDKKDHQPQAQRCYVCHPFK; this comes from the coding sequence ATGACGGTGGCGAACGGCCGCTCGAGGTGGCGCGCCTGGCTCGTGGCGCTCGCAGCGTTGACGGTCACGCTGCTCGGCTTGCTGGCTTTTGCCGGGGTTCACGCCACACGTTCGAGCGAGTCCTGCACCCAGAACTGTCACGTCGCGGGTGACCACAAGTACGTCTCCGCCGGCCACGAGCAGGTGCCCTGTCAGGCTTGCCACGCCGTCACCCCCGGCGCGGGTATCCGGTTGACGTTGGCGCGGCTGGTCGGCGGGAAAGGCAGTGCGCGGCACGGTGCCGTCCGCGCGGCGGATTGCACCACGTGCCACGGCGAGAAGAGCAACACTTGGCGCCGAGTCGCCGCGACCGAAGGCCACCGCTCCCACCCGACGGGAGTCGCAGCCCTGGACTGTCTGTCCTGCCACCGCACCACCACACACGCGGCCGAAAGCCCCGGCAAGGTCTGCGTCGATTGCCATGGCAACGCGCGCCTGCACGACAAGAATAAACACGACGAGGGGCCGAAGCCGGCCTGTCTCTCGTGCCACAACTTCGCCGTGCCGCGCGTTGACGACACTGGGCGAGCACAACTGACGAGCACCGCCTGCACCCGCTGCCACAGCCAGGGAGCGGAGAAGAGCGCCGACGTGGTGCCTGCCAGCGTGATCCGCTCGGAAGACTTGCACGGCGGAGTCGATTGCAAACAGTGCCACCAACCGCACGCGGGTTTGGTTGGCAGCGGCGCCACCCGACCGTGCAAGTCATGCCATCAGATCCAGGTCCTCTCGGGCAACCCGAAGCTCCCAGAGGAACACATCAAGTGCGAGAGCTGCCACAAGCAGCACCAGCCGCTTTCGAGCGCAGGCTCCCGCTGCGTGACGTGCCACGAGCAGGCCCGAGCCAAGACCGAAGCAACGACCTCCACCGCGCTCAGGCACGACGAGTGCGCGAGCTGTCACCTGCCGCACACCTGGGCCGCCGCGCCCAATGAGTGTGTGACGTGCCACAAGGAAGAAGCGGCCTTGGTGCTGGCCAAGAGCCCGCTGAAACACCAGCGCTGCAACAACTGCCACGAGGTTCACGGAAAACCCCCGTCCGGCGCGGTCTGCGGCAGCTGCCACAAAGCGAACGCGGCCAAACAGGTCAACGCCCCGGCCAAACATCGGGACTGCACGAGCTGCCACAAACCCCACGCCCCGAGCGTCCAGGTGCCGACCACCTGCGCCGAGTGTCACAAGGCAGCGCTACATCAGCTGGTATCGCTGGGGCCGGGTGGGCATTTGAAGGCAAACTGCACCGGCTGCCACGCCGTTCACGGCAATCCGCGGGCCGACACCAAGACTTGCTCCAGCTGCCACAAGGACAAGGCGAGGCTCGTGGTCAAAGCCAATGTCGCCCCTCACACCCGTTGTGAGTCGTGCCACGCGCCCCATCGCTTCTCCGTCCTGGCGGCCTCACCTCCGTGCAGCAAGTGTCACGCGCAGATCAACACCTCGAGCGGCAGTCACGGCGGCAAGTGCGTCAATTGCCACGCTCCCCACGGTAGCCCGGCGGTACCTCGGGAGAAATGCGTCGGCTGCCACGAGAAGATCAAGTTCCAAGCGCCGCCCGGCAACGCAGCCCACGCACGCTGCGGCTCTTGCCACAAACCCCACAGTGCCGCGGCCGGCGCAGCCACCAACTGCGCCACGTGCCACGCGGACAAACAGAAGGTCGCTGGGCTGTGGCCCGCAGGTTCGGCTCATCGCGACAACTGCGCGAAGTGCCACCAACCGCACAACGTCCGCGCTGCAGTACCGTGCGGCGCCTGCCACGCCAAGGAGCAAAACTCGGCCATCGGCGGCAAACACCAGTGTAAGCAGTGCCACAACCCCCATCAGGCGCCGGCACAAGACACCAAGGGCTGGTGGAATCGCTGCGCCAGCTGCCACGCCAAACAAGCGCAGGCTTCGAAGCCCCACAACCAATGCCAGAACTGTCACAAGCCCCACGCCTACAAGGTGCCCGACTGCAAGACGTGCCATGTAGAAGCGGCGGGCAAGGCGGCCCACGCTGCGAAGTCCCACGCGGTCTGCACCAAGTGCCACGACGCCCACGGGGCGACCCTGCCAGGGCGCGCGGAGTGTGTGGCTTGTCACGTCGACAAGAAGGACCACCAGCCGCAGGCGCAGCGGTGCTACGTCTGCCATCCGTTCAAGTAA
- a CDS encoding CxxxxCH/CxxCH domain-containing protein, with protein sequence MSDRIRSLSLGAVVIAAVAAALAPGCQSQRDDVANQKASACTSCHGDPNRVGTDLERAAPPTDSTGKTDPSSPGVGAHAAHLTATKTHDPVACTECHIVPKQTSDKGHLDDDRPAEFTPGDLAKQGGRDPQYQNFRCSDTYCHRDSDAVWTSPRSSDAACGTCHSLPPPAPHPKSTKCPDCHGAVVDASGIKNPALHVNGTIDVGDLPCDSCHGSDGNPAPPSDLSGNTEVTALGVGAHRVHLAGGAVSRPVPCSECHVVPAEFKAAGHTDSDLPAELTFSGAAIANNRKPTWDRNVRKCSDAWCHSPEAPGPSPEWTTTSGPLPCGGCHGTPPAPPHPQMTNCSRCHGAVINDDNATFKDRTLHVDGVVEVVMPDLCNGCHGSTNPAPPTDLSGSSATTSPGVGAHQAHVVGKGTARKVPCAECHVVPTKVTDPGHYDTLGPAELTFSGVATTGGASPAYSGGSCQNTYCHGAAWPNGKPSGGPSTQPIWTKVDGSQAACGGCHSLPPPAPHPVAFVCAGCHKNIDTSLKFLFPETHVDGLTTFTVP encoded by the coding sequence ATGAGTGACCGAATTCGCTCCTTGTCCCTGGGCGCGGTGGTCATCGCCGCGGTCGCCGCGGCGCTCGCGCCGGGTTGTCAGAGTCAGCGTGACGACGTCGCGAACCAGAAAGCGTCGGCCTGCACGTCGTGTCATGGCGACCCGAACCGTGTCGGTACGGACCTCGAGCGTGCGGCGCCGCCAACCGACTCCACGGGGAAGACCGACCCCAGCTCTCCCGGAGTGGGCGCGCACGCGGCGCATTTGACCGCGACCAAGACTCACGACCCGGTCGCCTGCACCGAGTGCCACATCGTCCCGAAACAAACCAGCGACAAGGGTCACCTGGACGACGACCGCCCCGCCGAGTTCACACCTGGTGACCTAGCCAAACAGGGTGGGCGCGATCCCCAATACCAAAACTTTCGTTGCAGCGACACGTACTGTCATCGTGATTCGGACGCGGTGTGGACCTCACCCCGCAGCTCCGATGCCGCCTGCGGCACCTGCCACTCCCTGCCTCCGCCGGCGCCGCACCCGAAGAGCACGAAGTGCCCGGATTGTCACGGCGCCGTCGTGGACGCCAGCGGCATCAAGAACCCGGCGTTGCACGTCAACGGCACGATCGACGTTGGGGACTTGCCCTGCGACTCGTGTCACGGCAGCGATGGCAACCCGGCGCCCCCCAGCGATCTCTCTGGCAACACCGAGGTCACCGCGCTCGGCGTCGGCGCCCACCGCGTCCACCTCGCGGGTGGTGCAGTGAGCCGCCCGGTGCCGTGCTCCGAGTGCCACGTCGTGCCCGCGGAGTTCAAGGCCGCCGGCCACACCGATAGCGACTTGCCCGCCGAGCTCACCTTCAGCGGCGCAGCGATCGCGAACAACCGAAAGCCGACCTGGGATCGGAACGTGCGCAAGTGCTCCGACGCCTGGTGCCACTCCCCGGAGGCCCCGGGCCCGTCCCCGGAGTGGACCACGACGTCGGGACCGCTGCCGTGCGGGGGCTGCCACGGCACGCCGCCCGCTCCGCCGCATCCGCAGATGACAAACTGCTCGCGCTGCCACGGCGCCGTGATCAACGACGACAACGCCACGTTCAAAGATCGCACTCTCCATGTGGACGGGGTGGTCGAAGTGGTCATGCCGGACCTGTGCAACGGTTGCCACGGCAGCACCAACCCCGCGCCGCCCACCGACCTGTCGGGGTCGAGCGCAACGACCTCACCCGGCGTCGGCGCCCATCAGGCTCACGTCGTCGGCAAGGGAACGGCGCGCAAGGTGCCCTGTGCGGAGTGTCACGTCGTTCCGACCAAGGTGACCGATCCGGGTCACTACGACACGTTGGGCCCCGCCGAGCTGACCTTCAGCGGTGTCGCCACGACCGGAGGCGCGTCCCCGGCCTACTCCGGCGGGAGCTGCCAGAACACGTACTGCCATGGTGCCGCGTGGCCCAATGGGAAGCCCTCCGGTGGGCCGTCCACGCAGCCCATCTGGACGAAGGTCGATGGATCTCAGGCCGCATGCGGTGGCTGTCACTCCTTGCCGCCGCCGGCACCTCACCCGGTCGCATTCGTCTGCGCGGGCTGCCACAAGAACATCGATACGTCGCTCAAGTTCCTGTTCCCCGAGACTCACGTGGACGGGTTGACCACGTTCACCGTCCCCTGA